The segment CGTAAACATCCTGTTCCCGAACGCCGACGATCTCGCCGTAACCCGCGAGCTGGGCCTGGCTGAGCGCATGGGCTGCCAGTACCACTGGACCAACGCCCCGGACGGGGGCTACAAGGACTTCGACGCCTTCCTCGGCGCGCTCAGCTCGAAAAAGCGCAAGAACATCAAGCGCGAACGCCGCCGCGTCGCCGAGGCCGGCATCGAGTTCCGCACCCTGACCGGGGCCACCGGATCGCCCGAGGACTGGGCACGCTTCCACCGCTTCTACGTCGACACCTTCGAAAAGCACATGGGCATCCCGACGCTGTCCGAGGCGTTCTTCGTGGAGACGGCGGCGGCGCTGGGCGATCAGGTGGTGCTGTTCGAGGCAAGACGCCCAGGCGATGCGGGGGACGACGAGACCATCGCCGCGGCGCTTTGCTATCGCAGCCACGACACCCTGTACGGGCGCTTCTGGGGCTGCACCGAGGAGCTGGCCGATCTGCACTTCGAGACCTGCTACTACCAGGGCATCGAGTTCTGCATCCGCGAGGGGCTGGCCCGCTTCGAGCCCGGCGCGCAGGGCGAGCACAAGATCCCGCGCGGCTTCCTGCCCACGCCCACCTGGTCCGCCCACCTGATCCTGACCGAAGGCTTCGACCAGCCCGTGCGCGACTTCTGCGAGCGCGAGGCCCAGCTGATGCGCACCCAGTGCGAACGCCTGCACGAACACTCGCCCTACCGGCAGGCCTCCCAACCAGACGATGCACCTCGCACCTGACCGATCTCCTTCCCCATCCGCCGGTGCCCGCGCGCTAACTACCAGCGCGGCACCACCCGTAGGAGCGGGCTCGCCCGCGAAGCCCCTGCCCGCGCTGGAGCCCGCCCCAGACCATTCGCCTGCAAGCAGGCTCCTACGGGGCTTGGCAAACCACCAGGGCCAGGGTATCCGTCATCCCCGCCGCAGCGGAGCGCCAGGATCTCCCGCGTCAGACAACCCCCAACGGTCTGCCCAGCGCCCGACACCAGAGGTGGCGGCTAACCGCTGTGCCTTTCCGGGTTGACACGAGATGAAAATTCTCGGGGGCCGAGAGTCGAAACGACTGCCGAGGAAATGATGGCGACGTGAGCCGGCCACATCCGGGACATCGGCGGCCGTCTGGAGCTGCGAATCAGCCGCCGGGCTTCATCGGACCGGAGCGCATGGAGTTGCGGCGGGTATTCTCGTAGGCGTTGGTGCCTTTCCGCCCCGCGCGCAGTTCGCGCAACTGGCGGCTGGCATCGCCGCGGCGTTCGGCCAGGATCGGGACGGTTTCTTCATAGAATGTCGAGAGGCGTTCCAGTGCGCTGCGCAGGGCTTCGCCCGTGTCATCACGCAACGGTACGGGCTCATCGCCAAAGGCACGCTCGACCAGCACACGCGCCTTCAGGTCCAGCTCTTCCAGGTGGTCCCAGTCTTCCTCGCGGATGGCCTGGTCCATCAGGCCGCGTACGGCTTCCACCGCATCCTCCAGCGTTGCACCGGAGTCGTCTTTACCCGCATCGTTGGTCGTCATAATCGGCGAACAACACCACGAGGCGATGGTGCCGTCAAGGAGGCGCGCCTCAACCCGCCTTGCGCTGGCGCTCCTCGGGTGGAATGTCGTCCCAGCCGGCCTTGATCTCGCGCAGCAGCTTGGCCACCTCGTCCAGCGCCGCCGGATCGTTCTGGGCGTTGCCTTCCAGCAGGCGACGGGTCATGTACGCATAGAGTGCATCCAGGTTCGCAGCCAGCTCCGGCCGATGCTTGTGATCCAGCATCGCCCTGAGTGATTCGACAATATCGATCGCCTTACCAATGCGTTCACCCTTGACCGCGACATTGCCCTGCTGCATCGCGCCCTTCGCCACCGCGATACGCTCCAGGGCCCCCTCGAACAGCATCTGAATCAGACGGTGAGGATCGGCCACCTGTGCCTCGGCCA is part of the Thioalkalivibrio sp. K90mix genome and harbors:
- a CDS encoding GNAT family N-acetyltransferase, which codes for MSAEGDTQATPPEDHAERIELRDSLADVDPGAWDALTGGTEPFLRHAFLEGLERHGCLGRQFGWFPQHVLIFREDQLVAAAPAYAKTNNYGEFVFDFAWESAWSRHGLNYYPKLVVSVPYTPATGPRLLVHPEAADFDHLRTLLVRALATRGRELNASGVNILFPNADDLAVTRELGLAERMGCQYHWTNAPDGGYKDFDAFLGALSSKKRKNIKRERRRVAEAGIEFRTLTGATGSPEDWARFHRFYVDTFEKHMGIPTLSEAFFVETAAALGDQVVLFEARRPGDAGDDETIAAALCYRSHDTLYGRFWGCTEELADLHFETCYYQGIEFCIREGLARFEPGAQGEHKIPRGFLPTPTWSAHLILTEGFDQPVRDFCEREAQLMRTQCERLHEHSPYRQASQPDDAPRT
- a CDS encoding flagellar protein FliT, with the protein product MTTNDAGKDDSGATLEDAVEAVRGLMDQAIREEDWDHLEELDLKARVLVERAFGDEPVPLRDDTGEALRSALERLSTFYEETVPILAERRGDASRQLRELRAGRKGTNAYENTRRNSMRSGPMKPGG
- the fliS gene encoding flagellar export chaperone FliS — its product is MYGPGMNRAVNQYRQAGPMAEAQVADPHRLIQMLFEGALERIAVAKGAMQQGNVAVKGERIGKAIDIVESLRAMLDHKHRPELAANLDALYAYMTRRLLEGNAQNDPAALDEVAKLLREIKAGWDDIPPEERQRKAG